The Salminus brasiliensis chromosome 8, fSalBra1.hap2, whole genome shotgun sequence genome has a window encoding:
- the col4a1 gene encoding uncharacterized protein col4a1, with amino-acid sequence MLCASGTLFLAVAVLSSIHQGRAEGCSGSSCGKCDCSGVKGAKGERGFPGLQGNMGFPGMQGHEGPPGPMGPKGDLGEPGAPGMKGTRGPPGAAGFPGNPGLPGLPGQDGPPGPQGIPGCNGTKGERGFDGTPGIPGLQGPPGIPGIPGMKGDPGGIIGGIIPQKGEKGFPGQSGLPGSPGSPGTQGPIGPPGPQGLRGYTGPPGPPGQPGQLSFVGEKGQKGDQGPRGPPGPGPDPKELEKPPQYILGNKGDKGDKGEKCSVFQAGIKGEPGPPGPQGKQGKDGEYGAKGERGDPGFPGDNGYKGDKGERGPPGYGEGAPGPPGPRGAPGPQGEIGFPGPPGDRGLPGRFIDGPPGERGAPGEIGQKGDRGADGESLRGPQGANGTAGLPGPPGELSGSCNVPRGEPGPPGPPGLQGEIGQKGDRGDTCTDCSAFGPPGLPGSPGPKGNQGFPGPAGSKGEKGQTGPAGTPGNPGRDGPPGLMGAPGARGEPGDIYLAPDLKGEKGTPGFPGSRGLPGIDGLPGKDGRPGQPGPKGEPARVGIKGDRGQVGDPGITGPPGERGPPGFPGIGKPGETGEKGSPGQPGVPGRPGLPGLKGEPGKGVSSPGPQGPPGPRGESGRPGLQGEQGTPGDQGLPGFPGQKGDPGLSGIGLPGPPGPKGHSGIPGTPGVPGEPGRQGQDGFPGRPGEPGKKGEPGIGLRGPKGSMGQPGVPGFPGEKGNVGMPGVPGTEGHTGPPGPQGVKGEQGPPGAHGLAGPPGPPGPGEPGSPGPMGPPGPPGPFGRIGEKGEKGLPGFPGEAMPGPQGEKGASGLPGFPGPKGQSGEQGRPGQDGFPGERGPKGEMGIMGAPGSPGFQGGPGSPGSPGQRGDPGVTGPRGEIGQQGIKGERGEQGERGPPGNVTDVDMEHMKGEKGDIGDRGDPGPTGERGYPGSDGDPGMPGKDGMPGLPGQPGEKGDPGVPGLPGQSGQPGIKGSIGEMGIPGSSGPKGSKGTSGTPGHRGFKGDEGIKGEKGEHGLPGLGIPGLPGEQGQMGPPGFPGESGQKGVKGTMGIPGSPGTQGQKGDLGPTGYPGSPGVPGEKGVTGLPGLPGDPGIAGRPGESGLQGPPGPQGEKGESGVDGIPGTSGERGDPGVPGRGFPGTPGLSGIKGDRGNPGLPGTPGIPGIPGTKGEKGLPGYQGIQGQPGERGLPGPSMEGPKGDKGAQGNPGEPGETGAPGPAGVPGSPGPKGERGEKGFTGLQGALGLKGDKGFTGLPGEPGLPGYNGPKGEMGNQGVSGFPGMKGPAGVIGSKGEAGDRGFPGAKGNEGPPGPPGPHTFVKGDIGFPGPQGPSGLPGSQGYPGAKGLQGIMGIQGIKGEDGAPGYNGHPGSKGEPGLIGPSGPRGYPGPPGPDGLPGQVGPPGPSSMDHGFLVTRHSQSVDIPLCPQGTTLIYDGYSLLYVQGNERSHGQDLGTAGSCLRKFSPMPFLFCNINNVCNFASRNDYSYWLTSPEPMPMSMAPITGDSIKPFISRCAVCEAPAMVIAVHSQTIAIPPCPHGWNSLWIGYSFVMHTSAGAEGSGQALASPGSCLEEFRSAPFIECHGRGTCNYYANSYSFWLATIEDDEMFRKPIPTTLKAGNLRTHISRCQVCMKRT; translated from the exons ggctgttctgGATCATCATGTGGGAAGTGTgactgcagtggtgtaaaagggGCAAAG GGTGAAAGAGGATTCCCTGGCTTGCAAGGCAATATGGGATTTCCTGGTATGCAAGGGCACGAGGGCCCTCCAGGACCAATGGGACCAAAG GGAGATCTTGGAGAGCCAGGCGCACCTGGAATGAAAGGCACTCGT GGACCTCCTGGTGCAGCTGGTTTCCCAGGAAACCCTGGTCTGCCG GGTCTCCCAGGTCAAGATGGCCCACCTGGACCACAAGGTATTCCAGGGTGCAATGGAACAAAA GGAGAGCGTGGTTTTGATGGAACTCCAGGCATACCAGGACTGCAAGGACCACCA GGTATTCCAGGCATTCCAGGAATGAAG GGAGATCCAGGTGGTATTATTGGTGGCATAATTCCCCAGAAAGGAGAAAAAGGTTTCCCAGGACAGTCAGGACTACCA GGCTCGCCTGGAAGCCCTGGAACACAAGGACCAATCGGCCCACCTGGACCACAAGGGCTCAGA GGATATACTGGGCCTCCTGGTCCACCCGGTCAACCT GGACAGCTCAGCTTTGTTGGTGAAAAGGGTCAGAAG GGTGACCAAGGCCCCAGAGGTCCTCCAGGACCCGGACCAGATCCCAAAGAGCTTGAAAAACCACCGCAATATATACTG GGGAATAAAGGAGACAAAGgtgacaaaggagaaaaa tgttcagtgtttcaaGCCGGAATAAAAGGTGAACCAGGACCTCCAGGGCCACAA ggAAAGCAAGGAAAGGATGGAGAATATGGCGCTAAG GGGGAAAGAGGTGACCCTGGTTTTCCTGGGGACAATGGCTATAAG GGggataaaggagagagaggaccTCCAGGATAT ggTGAAGGTGCACCTGGCCCCCCTGGTCCTCGAGGTGCTCCTGGACCTCAAGGAGAAATAG GCTTCCCTGGACCACCTGGAGATCGTGGTCTCCCAG GCAGGTTTATTGATGGTCCTCCTGGAGAGAGAGGCGCCCCTGGAGAGATTGGCCAGAAAGGAGACAGAGGTGCTGATGGAGAGTCTCTCAGAGGACCACAGGGAGCTAATGGAACTGCTGGTCTACCTGGACCACCTGGAGAATTAA GTGGATCATGCAATGTTCCGCGTGGCGAGCCAGGCCCTCCTGGACCTCCTGGGTTGCAAGGAGAGATCGGACAGAAAG GTGACAGAGGAGACACTTGCACAGATTGTTCTGCCTTTGGCCCTCCAGGTTTACCTGGTTCTCCAGGACCAAAAGGAAATCAAG GTTTTCCTGGACCAGCAGGCTCGAAGGGAGAAAAGGGTCAGACTGGCCCTGCTGGAACTCCTGGAAACCCT GGTAGAGATGGTCCCCCAGGTTTGATGGGTGCACCAGGAGCACGGGGTGAACCTGGCGATATCTATCTGGCCCCAGACCTGAAGGGAGAGAAGGGCACACCCGGTTTCCCTGGCAGCCGGGGATTACCAGGTATAGATGGACTTCCTGGTAAAGATGGACGTCCAGGTCAACCAGGACCTAAAGGAGAACCA GCCAGAGTAGGCATTAAGGGAGATCGTGGTCAAGTTGGAGATCCAGGTATTACCGGACCCCCTGGTGAGAGGGGACCCCCAGGTTTTCCAGGGATTGGTAAACCAGGAGAGACAGGAGAGAAGGGCAGTCCAGGACAACCTGGTGTGCCAGGAAGACCAGGGTTGCCAG GACTTAAAGGTGAACCCGGAAAAGGTGTAAGTTCCCCAGGACCTCAGGGACCACCAGGACCTCGTGGAGAGTCTGGAAGACCTGGCCTCCAAG GTGAACAGGGTACTCCTGGTGATCAGGGATTGCCAGGATTCCCCGGGCAGAAAGGTGACCCTGGCCTTTCAGGAATTGGACTCCCCGGCCCTCCTGGGCCAAAAG GTCACTCTGGTATACCAGGCACTCCTGGAGTTCCCGGAGAGCCTGGTCGCCAAGGGCAGGATGGTTTTCCTGGACGTCCAGGGGAACCAGGGAAAAAG GGTGAACCTGGTATTGGCCTTCGAGGACCGAAGGGCTCTATGGGGCAACCAGGAGTGCCAGGGTTTCCAGGCGAAAAGGGTAACGTAGGAATGCCAGGGGTCCCTGGAACTGAAGGGCACACTGGACCACCTGGTCCTCAAGGTGTCAAAG GTGAACAAGGACCTCCTGGAGCTCATGGTTTGGCAGGACCACCTGGACCTCCAGGACCTGGTGAGCCGGGATCACCTGGACCAATGGGACCCCCTGGACCACCTGGTCCATTTG GTCGAATTGgtgaaaagggagagaaaggtCTCCCAGGTTTCCCTGGTGAAGCAATGCCTGGTCCTCAGGGTGAGAAGGGTGCCTCTGGTTTACCTGGCTTCCCAGGACCTAAAGGGCAATCAGGGGAGCAAGGACGTCCTGGACAAGACGGATTCCCTGGCGAGAGAG GTCCCAAAGGAGAGATGGGAATTATGGGAGCACCTGGGTCACCAGGATTTCAAGGTGGCCCAGGAAGTCCTGGATCACCTGGGCAAAGAG GTGACCCTGGTGTCACTGGGCCTAGGGGAGAGATCGGTCAGCAAGGTATcaaaggagaaagaggagagcaaGGGGAACGTGGGCCACCTGGAAATGTGACTGATGTGGACATGGAGCATATGAAAGGAGAGAAGGGGGATATTGGAGACAGAG GTGATCCTGGTCCTACAGGTGAGAGAGGGTACCCCGGATCAGATGGAGATCCAGGAATGCCTGGAAAGGATGGAATGCCTGGTTTACCAGGACAGCCAG GTGAGAAAGGTGACCCCGGAGTTCCTGGACTGCCTGGACAATCTGGTCAGCCTGGAATTAAAGGCAGCATAGGAGAAATGGGAATTCCAG GATCAAGTGGTCCAAAGGGTTCTAAAGGTACAAGTGGAACACCTGGACACCGTGGGTTTAAAGGAGATGAGGGGATAAAAGGTGAAAAGGGAGAACATGGACTGCCAGGTTTAGGAATCCCCGGCCTTCCTGGCGAGCAG GGTCAAATGGGCCCCCCTGGTTTCCCTGGTGAGTCTGGCCAAAAGGGAGTGAAAGGTACAATGGGAATCCCAGGAAGTCCAGGAACTCAAGGACAAAAAGGAGATTTAGGACCCACTGGCTATCCAG GTAGCCCTGGGGTACCAGGAGAGAAAGGTGTTACAGGGTTACCTGGATTACCAGGAGACCCTGGAATAGCAGGACGACCAG GTGAGTCCGGTCTACAGGGTCCTCCAGGACCTCAAGGGGAGAAAGGAGAGTCAGGAGTAGATGGCATTCCTGGAACTTCGGGAGAGAGGGGTGATCCAG gCGTACCTGGTAGAGGCTTTCCTGGAACACCTGGACTGTCAGGCATCAAAG GTGACAGAGGCAACCCAGGTCTTCCTGGTACTCCTGGAATCCCAGGTATTCCTGGAACCAAAGGAGAAAAGGGCTTGCCAGGTTACCAGGGGATCCAGGGTCAGCCTGGAGAAAGAGGATTACCGGGGCCATCCATGGAGGGACCTAAAGGAGATAAAGGAGCTCAGGGAAATCCTGGAGAGCCAG GGGAAACTGGTGCTCCAGGCCCAGCAGGTGTTCCTGGAAGTCCTGGACCcaaaggagaaagaggagagaaaggtTTCACAGGCCTACAGGGTGCTCTGGGTCTGAAAGGAGACAAAGGTTTCACTGGACTTCCT GGTGAGCCTGGCTTACCAGGTTATAATGGACCAAAGGGCGAGATGGGAAATCAAGGTGTTTCTGGCTTCCCAG GAATGAAGGGTCCAGCTGGAGTGATTGGTTCCAAGGGTGAGGCTGGTGACAGAGGATTCCCTGGAGCTAAAG GGAATGAAGGCCCTCCTGGACCTCCTGGGCCTCATACCTTTGTAAAGGGAGATATCGGCTTTCCTGGACCACAGGGTCCCTCAGGTCTGCCTGGGTCTCAAGGGTACCCTGGAGCGAAAGGACTGCAAG GAATTATGGGTATACAGGGTATCAAAGGAGAAGATGGGGCACCCGGGTACAATGGGCATCCCGGATCAAAAGGAGAACCTGGGCTTATAGGACCTTCAG GACCCAGAGGATATCCAGGCCCTCCAGGTCCTGATGGTCTCCCAGGTCAGGTTGGGCCTCCTGGACCCTCCTCCATGGACCATGGTTTCCTAGTAACTCGCCACAGTCAGTCTGTAGACATACCTCTGTGTCCTCAAGGCACCACTCTGATCTATGATGGATACTCCCTACTCTACGTGCAAGGCAACGAACGATCTCACGGCCAAGACTTGG GTACGGCTGGCAGCTGCCTACGGAAGTTCAGCCCCATGCCTTTCCTCTTCTGCAACATCAATAATGTGTGTAACTTTGCCTCTCGTAACGACTACTCCTATTGGCTCACCTCTCCTGAACCCATGCCTATGAGCATGGCCCCCATCACCGGCGATAGCATCAAACCATTCATCAGCAG ATGTGCAGTGTGTGAAGCTCCTGCCATGGTGATTGCTGTGCACAGTCAGACTATTGCTATCCCTCCCTGCCCTCATGGTTGGAACTCTCTCTGGATTGGCTATTCCTTTGTTATG CACACCAGTGCAGGTGCTGAGGGATCTGGTCAAGCTCTGGCCTCCCCTGGCTCCTGTCTGGAGGAGTTCCGCTCTGCTCCCTTCATTGAGTGTCACGGACGCGGCACCTGCAACTACTATGCCAACTCCTACAGCTTCTGGCTTGCCACCATTGAGGATGATGAGATGTTTAG GAAACCAATTCCCACTACACTGAAGGCCGGCAATCTACGGACCCACATCAGCAGGTGCCAAGTGTGTATGAAGAGGACTTAG